Proteins encoded by one window of bacterium:
- a CDS encoding methylenetetrahydrofolate dehydrogenase, with protein sequence MKKLLLQLDVDRHASVFDRVVGYDAGADAVLSYGGVQEGDVQALVHGAIFTRGPADLHNTAIFVGGGDMARAERILQEVQRTFFGPFRVSVVFDPNGSNTTAAAAVFKMVRAVGGDVQGRRAVVLAGTGPVGTRAAGLLARLGARVTITSRDEARGQAAAAHIRERFGQSVEVVTAANPAGTASALEGAELVLATGPAGVQLVPRDAWVGRPGLRVVADVNAVPPLGIEGVEANDDGVEREGVIAFGALGIGRLKMKLHKASIARAFERNDRIFDSEAIYDLAAEL encoded by the coding sequence GTGAAGAAGCTTCTGCTCCAGTTGGACGTGGACCGCCACGCCAGCGTATTCGATCGCGTCGTGGGCTACGACGCGGGCGCGGACGCGGTGCTGAGCTACGGCGGGGTCCAGGAGGGCGATGTCCAGGCGCTGGTCCACGGCGCCATTTTCACGCGCGGCCCGGCCGACCTCCACAACACGGCGATCTTCGTCGGGGGCGGCGACATGGCCCGCGCCGAGCGGATCCTCCAGGAGGTCCAGCGGACGTTCTTCGGCCCGTTCCGCGTCTCGGTCGTCTTCGATCCCAACGGCTCGAACACGACGGCGGCGGCGGCGGTCTTCAAGATGGTCCGCGCCGTCGGGGGCGACGTGCAGGGCCGCCGGGCGGTGGTGCTGGCCGGCACCGGGCCCGTGGGCACGCGGGCGGCGGGGCTGCTGGCCCGGCTCGGCGCCCGGGTGACGATCACCTCCCGTGATGAGGCGCGCGGCCAGGCGGCGGCGGCGCACATCCGGGAACGGTTCGGCCAATCGGTCGAGGTCGTGACGGCCGCCAACCCGGCGGGGACGGCCTCAGCGCTGGAAGGGGCGGAGCTGGTGCTGGCGACCGGCCCCGCGGGCGTGCAGCTCGTGCCGCGCGATGCGTGGGTGGGCCGCCCCGGCCTGCGGGTCGTCGCGGACGTCAACGCCGTGCCGCCGCTCGGGATCGAGGGCGTGGAGGCCAACGACGACGGCGTCGAGCGCGAGGGCGTCATCGCCTTCGGCGCGCTCGGCATCGGGCGCCTCAAGATGAAGCTCCACAAGGCGAGCATCGCCCGCGCCTTCGAGCGCAACGACCGGATCTTCGACTCCGAAGCGATCTACGATCTGGCGGCCGAGCTCTGA
- a CDS encoding PQQ-dependent dehydrogenase, methanol/ethanol family, with the protein MRRMISGGLVAAGLLLAVGPATAQDLVQLQNDPNQWVLPGKNYAGTRFSELDQINTQNVKDLKVAWTFSTGTLNGLEGAPLVVNNTMYFVTSFPNIVYALDLTKPGAPIKWMYKPNQDPTVQGVACCDVVNRGVAYGDGKIVFNQLDATTVALDAETGQVVWQVKQGDPKRGETITAAPLIIRDIVITGISGGEFGVRGFVTANDLKTGRQLWRVYSTGPDSEVGIGPNFKPFYEDHKGKDLGVTTWPGDEWKRGGGTTWGWYTYDPELDLFYYGTGNPGTWNPDQRPGDNKWSMTIWARDPKTGEARWAYQMTPHDAWDYDGVNENILVDLEINGRLRKTLVHFDRNGFAYTIDRTTGEVLVAEPYGPVNWAKGIDKKTGRPIENPEKRTKEGVNTTNICPSAMGFKDQQPAAYSPRTKLFYVPTNNLCMDYEGVEVSYTAGVPYVGAIVRTYAGPGGHGGAFIAWDATVGKKVWENKEKWPVWGGALVTAGDVVFYGTMDGWFKALDAKTGQELWKFRTGTGIIGAPMTYIGPDGKQYIAILAGVGGWAGLTVSQDLSLDDPTAALGAVNMFGPLKQEVTRGGMLYVFSL; encoded by the coding sequence ATGCGCCGGATGATCTCGGGAGGGCTGGTAGCGGCCGGGCTGTTGCTCGCGGTCGGTCCGGCCACCGCGCAGGACCTCGTCCAGCTCCAGAACGATCCCAACCAATGGGTGCTGCCCGGTAAGAACTACGCCGGCACCCGCTTCAGCGAGCTCGACCAGATCAACACCCAGAACGTCAAGGACCTGAAGGTCGCCTGGACGTTCTCGACCGGCACGCTGAACGGCCTGGAAGGCGCGCCGCTCGTCGTCAACAACACGATGTACTTCGTGACCTCGTTCCCGAACATCGTGTACGCGCTGGACCTGACGAAGCCGGGCGCGCCGATCAAGTGGATGTACAAGCCCAACCAGGACCCGACGGTCCAGGGCGTGGCGTGCTGTGACGTGGTCAACCGCGGCGTCGCGTACGGCGACGGCAAGATCGTCTTCAACCAGCTCGACGCCACGACGGTCGCGCTGGACGCGGAGACGGGCCAGGTCGTCTGGCAGGTCAAGCAGGGCGACCCGAAGAGGGGCGAGACGATCACGGCGGCGCCGCTCATCATCCGCGACATCGTGATCACGGGGATCAGCGGCGGCGAGTTCGGCGTCCGCGGCTTCGTGACCGCCAACGACCTCAAGACCGGCCGCCAGCTCTGGCGGGTCTACAGCACCGGTCCGGACAGCGAGGTCGGCATCGGCCCGAACTTCAAGCCGTTTTACGAGGACCACAAGGGCAAGGACCTCGGCGTGACCACGTGGCCGGGCGACGAGTGGAAGAGGGGCGGCGGCACGACGTGGGGCTGGTACACCTACGATCCGGAGCTGGACCTCTTCTACTACGGGACCGGGAACCCCGGCACCTGGAACCCGGACCAGCGGCCCGGCGACAACAAGTGGTCCATGACGATCTGGGCGCGTGACCCGAAGACGGGCGAGGCGCGCTGGGCGTACCAGATGACGCCGCACGACGCGTGGGACTACGACGGCGTCAACGAGAACATCCTGGTCGACCTGGAGATCAACGGCCGGCTGCGCAAGACGCTGGTCCACTTCGACCGGAACGGGTTCGCCTACACGATCGATCGGACGACGGGCGAGGTCCTGGTGGCCGAGCCGTACGGGCCGGTGAACTGGGCCAAGGGCATCGACAAGAAGACCGGCCGGCCGATCGAGAACCCGGAGAAGCGGACGAAGGAGGGGGTCAACACGACCAACATCTGCCCGTCCGCGATGGGCTTCAAGGACCAGCAGCCCGCCGCCTACTCGCCTCGCACGAAGCTCTTCTACGTCCCCACCAACAACCTCTGCATGGACTACGAGGGCGTGGAAGTCAGCTACACCGCGGGTGTTCCGTACGTGGGCGCGATCGTGCGGACCTACGCGGGCCCCGGCGGCCATGGCGGCGCGTTCATCGCCTGGGACGCGACGGTCGGCAAGAAGGTCTGGGAGAACAAGGAGAAGTGGCCGGTCTGGGGCGGCGCCCTGGTCACGGCGGGTGATGTGGTCTTCTACGGCACCATGGACGGCTGGTTCAAGGCGCTCGACGCCAAGACCGGCCAGGAGCTGTGGAAGTTCCGCACGGGCACCGGGATCATCGGTGCGCCGATGACCTACATCGGCCCGGACGGCAAGCAGTACATCGCGATCCTCGCCGGTGTCGGCGGCTGGGCGGGCCTTACGGTGTCGCAGGACCTGTCGCTCGACGACCCGACGGCGGCGCTCGGGGCGGTGAACATGTTCGGGCCGCTGAAGCAGGAGGTCACCAGGGGCGGCATGCTGTACGTCTTCTCCCTGTAG
- the fae gene encoding formaldehyde-activating enzyme: protein MAIRPFAVGEALVGEGNEVAHIDLIIGPKDGPAGQAFANALAGQRAGHTTCLAVLEPNLPAKPDTVMFNKVTIKGEKQAVQMFGPAQAAVARAVVDSVAEGIIPKDQVDDLCVLVAVFIHWEAQDDRKIFEYNYKATKEAIARALRGQPKADDVISRKASARHPFAAGAEELIPA from the coding sequence ATGGCCATCCGTCCGTTTGCAGTCGGCGAAGCCCTCGTAGGCGAGGGCAACGAGGTCGCGCACATTGACCTGATCATCGGCCCCAAGGATGGTCCGGCCGGCCAGGCGTTCGCCAACGCGCTGGCGGGCCAGCGGGCCGGTCACACCACCTGCCTCGCGGTTCTCGAGCCCAATCTGCCCGCGAAGCCCGACACGGTGATGTTCAACAAGGTCACCATCAAGGGCGAGAAGCAGGCGGTGCAGATGTTCGGGCCCGCGCAGGCGGCGGTCGCGCGCGCGGTGGTGGACTCGGTGGCCGAGGGGATCATCCCGAAGGACCAGGTGGATGACCTCTGCGTGCTCGTCGCGGTCTTCATCCACTGGGAGGCGCAGGACGACCGCAAGATCTTCGAGTACAACTACAAGGCCACGAAGGAGGCGATCGCCCGGGCGCTGCGCGGCCAGCCGAAGGCGGACGACGTGATCAGCCGCAAGGCCTCGGCGCGGCATCCGTTCGCTGCGGGCGCGGAGGAGCTCATCCCGGCGTGA